The genomic window AATGTGTACACAAATTTTAACCCATTCATAATTCCCCCTGGGACACCCGCCCAACTTAATATCTAACTAAGGACAACTTATTGGCGCTGAGCACAGCCCAATTGTGCAGTGCCTTATATCCCATCCATCCCCCCGTCTTAGTTTGGTAATACATCTGCCAGCAGTTCTCTTGTTGCTGGCGGCAGGCTGTCGGGGAATTTAATATCAAACGCCACTAAGAGATCTCCTCGTCTTGTTGGTTCTTTAGGGAAGGGCAATCCTTTGCCAGGTATGCGTTTCACTGTGTTTGGCTTAATTACTTCTCCCACTGAATTCAATGTTATCCGATCACCTTGCAACGTTGGCACTTTCACTACTGTGCCACACAGCGCCTCTTTTAAGCTTACGCGTGCATTATATTTGATATCACTGCCCTCACGTTTGAAGAGCTGGTGTGGTTTGTCGcgtattatgaaaataatatcaGCCGGCACCTTTCCGGGCGTTTGGTCGCCTTCTTTTTGGAAGGTAATCTTTGTGCCAGCTTTCCAACCGGGTTTCACCGTGATGTTCAGTACTTTCTCTTCCTTGCGCGGTTGACCGGTCGCCATTGACATACGTGAAATCTTCATTTTCTTTACACAACCTTTGTCGACTTCCTCCAACGACACATATAAATCGTGTTCAATTGGTGGATCTTGTATTTGTCGTTTACGATTTGGCTGTGCATTGAACGATTGTGAACGGAAAGCTCCACCACCACCGCCCATTTGCGTGTAGATATCATCGTCATTGCCACCGGACATGAATATATTCTGTGAGTCTCCAAACATACGACTGGGATCGCTTGAACTGAAGAAAATACCAAATGGATCGGACGAACCAAAGAACTGTGCGAAAGTGGCACGTGGGTCACCGTGGAATTGATAGCTGTAGTTGCCACCTCCCTGTTCGTTTGGACCACCAGGCACACCGCCTTTCAAGCCCTCTTCACCGTATTGGTCGTATATGTCACGTTTCTTCTTATCTGAAAGCACTTCATATGCCTCCGCAATCTCCTTGAAACGCTCTTCTGCTTGAGGTGTCTTATTTTTGTCTGGATGGTATTTTAACGCCAGTTTCCGATAAGCCTTTTTAATTTCATCGTCATTGGCACTTTTGTTGATGCCAAGAATTTTATAGAAATCTTTACCCATTTTGTTGGAAATGAATAGAAACTATTTTCTTGTTGGTttaaaaactgcaaaataaaaacaaatttgttattttgattatacttttttaatatattatattaatgtataGTAATTATACTTGTTTATACGGCATACGAGAAAATGTCTTTTTTATActgaagttttttttcaatagcatcaaaaaaaatttcgctaaTTCTTTAcccaattacatacatatgtacataattaagaATTTTCTAGAATTTCGTTTTTCAGCATTCCCTTTTGAAAACAGATAGACGGTCACGTTTGCATGAATGAAACGATATTTTTGCCAACTGTTTCCTATTACAATATCCACAAGTTTCTAGTACATTTGCACGGTTATTTTCACATAGTCCGTCCTGCTTTAACAAACATACAGCCATCgccaataagaaaaaaaaaaatcagcttgtGGGTTGCTGACGCGTTGGAGGGGCACATCCAAATTTGTCGTAAGTGATTTCATCGATAATTCAAGAAAAATCCCACAACGCCTTcagattattaatttataagGAAATCGCTTACAATCCAAATAAACAAGTTGACCGCTCCAATAAGATTTGCCCGATTATTGACCTTTACATTTTCTTTGTCTCGTACACCATTTaaatacaagttttttttttacaaatatgtacgTGTATTTACCTTTAGTTTCAATATTTACGTtgctttttattcaattttctgcacttcaaattttaaataattccgAAAACTtgtaagcaaataataaaatgttaactAGATTTACAGTACGATTTCTTGTAtaatttttcacttaatttcactCCTCTTCACTTCTTCCTGCTGTAACAGCAATAAGATGTTTCGTTTTCAAATGTTCTTTTATTAATGCGCTCATTCGCCAACCGACACTCCTATTTATAGAGGGATTGTTTCACGTATTCTAGAATGTTCCAGATCAAATTGACGTTTCTCACACATTCCGTTTCGTTATAACGACATTCCGCTGATAAAGCCGGGCGCGTTCGAGAAactgatttgattttttgaaagatatatttttacagcaaacaaaaatttaagaagtttaaaaaatagttaaacatAAAGGGGTGTGTAAGGCATAAACAACCTGTTCGCTCTGATGTATAAGTAAAAGATATTGTATCTCTTTCTGGTAGAGAACACCTacccatgtacatatataaaaatatgtgtggATGAGAGAACCAGATAAGCAATATGATTAAAAAAAGAGGTGTGATCTGAGAggtgataaaaataaaaggaacATTAGGcgatacaaattgtaaacaaagaGAGATAAAATATGTGCACAAGTGAACAATTTATGCGGAACGACACCatacaaatattgtataataattgCACAAACAtagttaataatatatttacatatccactcaaagttgacataaaattttgtaattttattattgtttggaATACTTTTAACATTCACTGTAAAACCTGCCCTCGGTCTTGTGTCGAACTGAGAAAACTGGGTACCTAGATCATAGATTTCCTTTTAGatttacacctaaatataaatagtattatattaaaattaaccaaagcattatattcaaatattcttatttcttattgttattgttaaacGAATTGTTGCAGGAGCAAATATTCGCGTtaaaaagctaattaacttttgtTGATTACAGCGCCATCTTCTTGTCATTacataataaaagaaaacagaTAAATTCCACTGACCGACAACACCTGGTGTGGAAGAAGAAACAGCTAAAAAGAAATTAGTCGAAAATATTAgagaagttgaaaattttgtttgttggagaaaataattcggagAATGTATTTTCATGAAAACCAACGTATTGCTACCTTGAGTGTTGTATGCAGGCCAAAAATTTGTTAACATAAAACACACGAAAAAATATTCGTTAATATTATGTTATGGTTAATAAAATCCATTCCGCAAAGTGAACATTAGTTATTCGTGAACGTAGAAAGTGACCGAAGTGAAAAGATACGAGTAAACGAAAATTCATATAACTTATTTATTGACCAGTGAGGTATGTAGCTACCAAGGTAATGGTTAAATAAATTATGCGACTGTTTTCAATAAACATACTTTACTGAATGCAATAAACATACTTTACtgaaagcatacatacatatttacaaataaaaaacgttGTGATATGCATACAAGTTTTTAACACAAAGAGAAAACAATTCCAATTAAACAGAAATACAGCTAAAGTAGTCATAGCGGTATTAAGCTATGTAAATCACATCTAATAATCCAATTCGCTTATTTAGCTCGAAATTATTACAACATTAACTACATATTGCTTTTTGACTTCATTGTGAAATAAATAACGTTCTAAGGATGTTGTGATTTTGTGACGATCAAAACAGATTTTAGCTTCCCAGTGTATTACTTTATGCTAGGTAAATCATGAGTACGCGATAAATTTACCGGTATGTATCTTGATATATAAACCGAAACCAAGCATAATAATTTTCTGCTTTATGAGGTTTTGAAAGGGCAGATTCAGCAGTCAATTTCATATTACTGTGAAAAAATATTGCCATTAAAGTGATAATCAGAAACCTTATGTTGTAAATCCCCTATAATTATTATGAACTGATGTCAtttataataccctttacaagtGTTCTTACAAGATGTTGTTTTTGAttgaacagtttgtatggctataGTTAagcgatcttaacaatttcttcggagattgtattgTTGCCTTAGAGAATCAAAATTAATGAACTttcggcaaataaaaaaaatttccataaggACTTGATTATTATcgatcagtttctatggcaaGTATGGAGCTGTTCagagcatgtatgtatgtatgtatatttaatttaataattttgaaaatatttccgaCACAATTTCTATAATTCTTACACGTTttactaaatacatatacatatgtattaataatgGTTCCCTTTTACAAGTTTTAATACTTAATATCACCACTTACAATAAGTGACATTcatatattttccatttaatttttattgttactattTTCTCCAATTATAGTGTAACGTATCGGCTAATGAAATACTAGCGCCTTCgtgaaataatatattaatcGCCCATAGGCGCCAATATGCAGTTATTACAGAACAAATGTGTCAGCTGTTACTATCCACAGATAAAagtgaataaattaatttttaaatttatgcgcAAGTATAAGCTTGTGCCAAAAGGTGTAGTTGAGCTTTATAGTTAATCTGAAACTGccaagaaaatatacatatgtacatgcaaataAAGTTGACGTTTGTACTATGTTTTATCGTTGGCTTGCAGACTcttgtaaaatacaaaaaagattATGAGCTTTCGATAATTAATGTAAATTTGGCTTAATCCTCTCATGGAGTTCCCAcagatatattaattatatacatatacatacatatatatgtatggatgtgtcgTGCGTTAGCATTGTGCAAACATAACACACACTACATCGTACAGGTCAAAAACCTTCAATGCAGCGAGTGTATTTTTATAAACGCATGATGATGGTTAGAGCAATGTTGATCTTTTTGCTTTATAAAGGCAATGCATATGCACTTCAGTTTGTGTTTCGCGCTTTGTTACTTGCTAAAAACAAACGCAATCGTCTATATTTCCGTGCTACATCTAAGCCAAAACAGTTGTGAGATTATAAcactaagtatatacatatgtattatatatgtatgtttgcacgTATCTAGATAAGTGTGTACATCATGTTTACAACTATAAGTGCTATTTTTGGTACATGGGTGCGTCCCTGATGTAATACTTCATGCATGTTTTAAGTGCGTACGGTGCGTGCAAAGTGGTCCAACAGCGTAAAAATGTAATCCATTAaccaaaatctttaatttaattatgtgaTTTCTAGTATAAGAAAGAAAGCATATTATGTTGTGAAAACGAAGAGTCACTTCAAATTAGCAATGCCTAGTTATTGAAAGGACAAGAAATTGGCAGGCAGCCATATTTTGAAAGGCAACCGCCAGACTGTTATTTTATTAAGCCGAAAATCAGGTGTTTTTACAAGTGGCACACTGTTCACACATAATATTAatgttttagcaaaatttaaagTCTCAAATGCTGCTCTCATCAACTTAAGAGGGGAGTATAAAGAACTGTAGTCATAGAACCTGTCATACAATCAAACCCTTCAACAGTAAAATAATCATCTTTTTTATACCCGTTTGCAACTGTGAAGGGAATTATGGCTCCgatgcagccaaagttaacgtttggTGTGGTTAAGACTTAACCTTTGTAATACTCGCTCAACAAATCCGGCACAATTTCATTTTACTTCCAAAAATTCTAGTAGGAGTTGATCAGTTCAAATAATTTCCTACAACATTACAattttaaagtatataaatatttatatatattagcaAAACCTTTGTTCATTTAATTTCGCATATCAGATAAGTATTAAGCCGACTTACCCGTTCAAACAATGTCATtgaataatacataaatatttttgatggaATACAATGACATTTATGGCGAACAGTTGCAGAGTTGTCCTGCAAAAAATcagacaaattttaaataattatttatctgcgaacaataaaataataataaagtatgAGCTTAAAGGcgacatatttaattttcttaaaaaattcgcTTTAATTTCGCACAAGTTGCACAAGGCATTCTTTATGCTCATAAATATTCACCTAACCATagaaatgtgcatatgtatctGCATtcctacatttgtatgtacatatgtacatatatcaatgtatgtagtattaaaaaatttatttttttttctgcaatttttgtctgcacatttaaatgttattaatGGGTTGTCTTAAAATTACTTAATATATACAGGGACACGGCTGTCACTCAACTTGTGTGGGAATGACCTCTTGTTTtgattatgaattttttttgttgcttatatttattttatattaaataaaaatctacaTACACCTGCCAACGTCTCAATTTACAGTTATTAAAGAATAAGATTTTGGAATAATTTCTGCTGGCTTATCTGAAgtgtaaatttttcacaaaaacaagTTTGTTTGGGAAGctgccattttgtgaaaaatcaaaatttgtttaggCCCTTTGATCATTAGCCGTATGCGTATGCGTTTTTAATGTTTGCTTATTCAAAGtatccgttcccacgacagtcgagtCTACGTAACTGGAACGGACCCggttttttatccggtcaagcaCTGTCAAAACCCGGGAGAATTCCGCCGTTAAAACAATAACATTGTCCATATTGAtctattgttattatattttttgttcttgGATTTGAGACAATTTTAAGCTCAGAAATCTCTCTCATTCCCTGACACCTTTCTTCGGAGGCCCTCCTGGAAATCGGAGGATCGAGAgaaccaaaaatttttcaacatctattattaaagtacattaaTTCTGTAAATGtgcatcatttttatttttattgttattaattaaaatgccACTTCaagaaaaattcagaaaaaagcGTGCTTTCTGACTTGCAAATGTATAAAACTCATTAAAGGTCTGTTCCCACGACGGTCGAGTCTATGGAACCGGAATGGACCAGGACTTTTAACCAGCTATGTACCCACCCATCAGAAACTCCTCTAAAGTATTCGGAGAACAACAAATACTTTTGATTTACTAACAACAACGTTTAAATTTGGCATCTGTGGATATAACCTCACAAAATTTGCCTTATTAATTTTGAAggaatttttgtatgttttaaatattaaaatccgGTTCatcaattaataatatattatacaaatgaTTGACAGACAGTGTTATGCCTTCCATTCCGATCAGACATCTCTTCCGTTACGACGTCATTATCTAATATTTACGGTATAATGTAAAAGCggctaagttttatttttaaacccattcaaaaataccaaaataaatgGGCGAAGTGTTTGCAGGCATATGAAGAAACCTATTCCGATTGAAGACACCTGCTTTTCTATTTAGTTTTATTGCCGAAGTGGACGCCGTATCAATTAAGTtgtaattttgcataaaatgttCATTCTGACCAATAGAATATGCTGCAATGCTTACTCATTAGCCAACTAAATCATCCATCTgtgttgaaaattcaaaataaaattgcaatttaaaaaCACTGCACAGTGCTCTCAATGAGTGTACTTTGCTGGGGTACAGTGTGACGaaatttaaattgctttatCGGCATTTAGCACATTTTATTCTAgtatatctaattttttatttcgtaaAATCGATTAGTGGTTAgttcactaaatttttaatactgaAAAATTGTGTTCAAATTCAAAATGTACACAGTATTTTAAGATTCATTATTGCATACCCAGTTTTTGCTGGCGAATACGGACATCAAGCGCCGTCATTTGCCAAACTCAGCCGCCCGAAACATAGACGTCTGCTGAAAATACTTTTTGACGATAATATGAAGTGACGGTTCAGCAAATCAACGAGCATTAGGAAAGAAAAACGCCAttcacacaaaaatataaacatacgaCATTAACTGAAAATTTTGCTGTCGGAAAAGAAGTTAGTGTATAGGAAAAACTATTGCAGAGCGCATTTGCTCACGCTGTAAATCGAGCGCAATTATTTGTGTATTTCTTGAGCTCTCGAAGTCTCGAAAATTTGGTGCatgcatacatttataaatacagtCGAGTTCATTCAAATGTGTCCACAGGAAGCAGATTTACGTGATGTGATTTTTGAGATTTGTgaggttatatacatacatatataaaaagactcaataatgtttttgaaataataaagaaatttaatctatgttaaatattaagaaaaaaagttaatttcgtgcagatatctggttaaataaaaaagttctctatacaagaacttgattttgatcagtatGTTCGTaggccagctatatgctataatgacccgatctgaacaatatgtttggAGATTGCAGCGTTACCTTAGGTAATAATTTAtgtcgaatttcgaaaaatatctcgttaaataaaaaaggtttccatACGAGGATCTCATTTTCATTGGGCAGTTTTCATGACGgttatacgctatagtggtccgaactgAGCAATATTTTTGGAGAAGTAGCATTGCCTTGGGCAAGATTCTATGTcaactttcgtgaagatatcttgtcagataaaacaattttccatacaaggactccGTTTTGACCCGTCAGTTTGTATAAGAGCTAtttgatatagtggtccgatatcgatgattccgacaaatgagcagtttcttgtgaagaaaaagacgtgtgcaaaattgaatattgatattttaaaaactgatgGATTAGTTCGAATATACGAGCATAGGGTCAGACAGACGGACCGGAATTTTTagataaaatgttttattgaaCCAAATACAATAAGTTAAGGGTCAAGGCGCTTGGAtccatctacgtggacaggAATCACATAACCTCCATCGCGTCCAGCAAGCGCCTGGAATTCTTTAGAGTGCTGGACCTTTGTGGCCATATGcgatataggagagggcactatctatgtaaatatttttgaaaaacaaactgaatttcatttaaaaagaaattcaaaattctCTAAAGTTTACTTATTTGTGCGCACACAGCTGTAAATGTTCGCCATTTCTTTGTATAGAAATGAGCGAACGGAAAGTGGCGCAGTATCTCCTtcgaacaacaactgatgaaatGGCtcgaaaatttttcagattggaaaattcaaaaattcggCACATTTCGGTTTCGAAGCTCGGTCCGTGCGAATGGCTTTGCGGCAACAAACGATTGGCGCCGTTCAAAATATGTGAaagtgtgcgcgtgtgtgtgtgaatgcttttcttttgcttttgcgcaacaaaaacaacaacgcgaCGCGGCGGCGCTACGGCAAAAAGGCGTAACAGTAGTGTGCACGTAATTTTATGTgctaaacaaacataaaaaaaaaataaaaatatatacatataaataaatttaatagaaaatattagtGCTACCACCTGCATAGAAAGTGCATGAAAAACGTTTCAGCGGAAATACAACTAAATATTGTGTGCGAGTTTTTAAAAGTGAGTTTGAGATTCAAATGCATGCAATCGAAGTAGCTGCAACTGCAGATGCGTCTCTTTCGTAATCACTGAAAATTTATATTGGCTTGCGAATTTATTTACGttgaatttttttggttaaagaCAAATTTTTGAACTGACGAAAACACTTGtggcttttttttaataatatttgcatatattatattcatGCAAGCGCTAACCAAGCTAAAAAGTAgcctttaattaaatataaaaaattttatttcaattattcgtaagtgtgtgcgtgtgtgtggtgcatgaaaatattc from Bactrocera tryoni isolate S06 chromosome 5, CSIRO_BtryS06_freeze2, whole genome shotgun sequence includes these protein-coding regions:
- the LOC120777530 gene encoding dnaJ protein homolog 1; this encodes MGKDFYKILGINKSANDDEIKKAYRKLALKYHPDKNKTPQAEERFKEIAEAYEVLSDKKKRDIYDQYGEEGLKGGVPGGPNEQGGGNYSYQFHGDPRATFAQFFGSSDPFGIFFSSSDPSRMFGDSQNIFMSGGNDDDIYTQMGGGGGAFRSQSFNAQPNRKRQIQDPPIEHDLYVSLEEVDKGCVKKMKISRMSMATGQPRKEEKVLNITVKPGWKAGTKITFQKEGDQTPGKVPADIIFIIRDKPHQLFKREGSDIKYNARVSLKEALCGTVVKVPTLQGDRITLNSVGEVIKPNTVKRIPGKGLPFPKEPTRRGDLLVAFDIKFPDSLPPATRELLADVLPN